In one Acidimicrobiales bacterium genomic region, the following are encoded:
- a CDS encoding C69 family dipeptidase, with protein sequence MCDLLCALPPATAAGRTLFAKNSDRPPAERQELVWLPPRRDHGPVRATHVEVAPAGGATIGVLGTRPAWAWGLEQGVNEAGVAAGNATVDTTLDPRGAPPGLIGMDLVRLALERAATAKAGVEVLTALLERHGQGGSGHEGRDRPYWSSFLLADPAEAWVVDTSGRAWAAVPAGPTRALSNRTTIPDFDRDHRHPRQPVERLVDPRLAAGRRVLDRGRLTPSDLMAHLASHEGGDGGWTVCMHVDGEERTAAALVAELAPEPVTWWALGSPCATPWRRLPVGPPG encoded by the coding sequence ATGTGCGACCTGCTGTGCGCCCTCCCGCCGGCGACGGCCGCCGGGCGCACCCTGTTCGCGAAGAACAGCGACCGGCCGCCCGCCGAGCGCCAGGAGCTCGTGTGGCTGCCGCCCCGCCGCGACCACGGGCCGGTGCGGGCCACCCACGTCGAGGTGGCGCCGGCCGGCGGGGCGACGATCGGCGTGCTCGGGACCCGCCCGGCGTGGGCCTGGGGGCTGGAGCAGGGCGTGAACGAGGCCGGGGTGGCCGCCGGCAACGCCACCGTCGACACGACCCTCGACCCCCGGGGCGCTCCGCCCGGCCTGATCGGCATGGACCTCGTGCGCCTCGCGCTGGAGCGGGCGGCGACGGCGAAGGCCGGCGTCGAGGTGCTCACCGCGCTCCTGGAGCGCCACGGCCAGGGCGGCTCCGGCCACGAGGGCCGGGACCGGCCCTACTGGTCGTCGTTCCTGCTGGCCGACCCGGCCGAGGCGTGGGTGGTCGACACGAGCGGGCGGGCCTGGGCGGCCGTGCCCGCCGGGCCGACCCGGGCGCTGTCCAACCGCACGACCATCCCCGACTTCGACCGCGACCACCGCCACCCCCGCCAGCCGGTCGAGCGCCTGGTCGACCCCCGCCTCGCCGCCGGCCGCCGCGTGCTCGACCGGGGCCGCCTCACGCCCTCCGACCTGATGGCCCACCTCGCCTCGCACGAGGGCGGCGACGGCGGCTGGACGGTGTGCATGCACGTCGACGGGGAGGAGCGGACGGCGGCCGCGCTGGTGGCCGAGCTCGCGCCCGAGCCGGTCACGTGGTGGGCGCTCGGCTCCCCGTGCGCCACCCCGTGGCGCCGCCTGCCCGTCGGCCCCCCGGGCTGA
- a CDS encoding YceH family protein produces MDLSAEAVRILGALIEKQRTVPDTYPLTLNALVGACNQTSNRWPVVSYDPGTVQRTLDALKGLGYVRFVHPAHGERTTKFRQVVDEKLGLGPDETAVLAVLMLRGPQTVGELRSRTERLHAFDSTAAVQGVLDRLAARPEPLVVALPRALGQKEGRWAHLLAGPVDVEAVAAAPPGAEQAPRRGGSGLEERVAALEARVARLFELLGEDPEAPPAQPG; encoded by the coding sequence ATGGACCTGTCGGCGGAGGCCGTCCGCATCCTCGGCGCCCTGATCGAGAAGCAGCGGACGGTCCCCGACACGTACCCGCTGACGCTGAACGCGCTGGTCGGGGCCTGCAACCAGACCTCGAACCGTTGGCCGGTGGTCTCCTACGACCCCGGCACCGTGCAGCGCACGCTCGACGCCCTGAAGGGGCTGGGGTACGTGCGCTTCGTCCACCCGGCCCACGGGGAGCGGACGACGAAGTTCCGCCAGGTGGTCGACGAGAAGCTCGGCCTCGGCCCCGACGAGACGGCCGTCCTCGCCGTGCTCATGCTGCGGGGGCCGCAGACGGTGGGCGAGCTCCGGTCGCGCACCGAGCGGCTCCACGCCTTCGACTCGACCGCGGCCGTGCAGGGCGTCCTCGACCGCCTCGCCGCCAGGCCCGAGCCCCTCGTCGTCGCCCTGCCCAGGGCGCTCGGGCAGAAGGAGGGCCGCTGGGCCCACCTGCTCGCCGGGCCGGTCGACGTCGAGGCCGTCGCCGCCGCCCCGCCGGGGGCGGAGCAGGCGCCGCGGCGCGGCGGCAGCGGCCTGGAGGAGCGGGTGGCCGCGCTCGAGGCCAGGGTCGCCCGCCTGTTCGAGCTGCTCGGCGAGGACCCCGAGGCCCCGCCGGCCCAGCCCGGCTAG
- a CDS encoding pyridoxamine 5'-phosphate oxidase family protein: protein MTPHDAPAGELDRRYSSPEAGPTAWDDVRRALEEAPVYWLATAGPAGRPHVTPLIGAWVDGAVWFCTGAGEQKAANLRASAGCAVTTGCNELRGGLDVVVEGDAVPVHDDDRLRPVAAAYEAKYGEEWRFEVRDGVFVGEGGEAVVYEVRPVTVRAFARDPYAQTRWRLGG from the coding sequence ATGACCCCCCACGACGCGCCGGCCGGCGAGCTCGACCGGCGGTACAGCAGCCCGGAGGCCGGGCCGACGGCCTGGGACGACGTGCGCCGGGCCCTGGAGGAGGCGCCGGTGTACTGGCTGGCGACGGCGGGACCGGCCGGCCGCCCGCACGTGACCCCGCTGATCGGGGCGTGGGTCGACGGCGCCGTGTGGTTCTGCACGGGCGCCGGCGAGCAGAAGGCGGCCAACCTGCGGGCCAGCGCCGGCTGCGCCGTCACGACCGGGTGCAACGAGCTGCGGGGCGGGCTCGACGTGGTCGTCGAGGGCGACGCCGTGCCCGTCCACGACGACGACCGCCTGCGCCCGGTGGCCGCCGCCTACGAGGCGAAGTACGGCGAGGAGTGGCGCTTCGAGGTGCGCGACGGCGTGTTCGTGGGCGAGGGCGGCGAAGCCGTGGTCTACGAGGTGCGGCCGGTCACCGTCCGGGCCTTCGCCAGGGACCCCTACGCCCAGACCCGCTGGCGGCTCGGCGGCTAG